The Paenibacillus pabuli DNA segment CTTTCATAATATCCAGGCCCTGATTCATAGATGTATGAATGACGACCAGATCTGCACTGGCATGATCTGAACTGGAGGGATAAACGAATGACCAAAGGATCACAACATAACGGTAAACCCGTCATTGTTCCACAACCGATCAGGCAAGATGGGGCCGGCGGACCCGATCTGGGCCCACGTGATGTCATGAGAGACCGTGAAAATCCGGATATGCTGGTTCCTCCCGCAACGGATGCGGGGCTGCTGCCCAATCTGAAAATGTCCTTTTCCGATACACATATGCAGTTAAACCATGGCGGCTGGTCACGCGAGATTACAGTACGCGATCTGCCCATTGCCACAACGCTGGCTGGTGTCAACATGAGTTTGACTCCAGGCGGCGTACGCGAACTCCACTGGCATCAGCAATCCGAATGGGCTTATATGATCTGGGGAACGGCAAGAATCACATCCGTGGATCAGGAGGGTCGCAATTTTATTGCTGATGTCGGACCTGGAGATCTGTGGTTCTTTCCGAGAGGTCTGCCCCATTCCATTCAAGGACTGGAAGAGGGCTGTGAATTTTTGCTTGTTTTTGATGACGGATCCTTCTCCGATCTCAACACTCTTTCCATCTCCGATTGGTTTGCACACACCCCCGCAGAGGTTTTGTCTGTCAATTTTGGGGTGTCAGAGTCTGCGTTCCAATCCCGGCCGGCGGATCAGGTTTATATTTTCCAAGATCAGGTTCCAGGTTCACTCACAAGTCAGGAAGTTTCGTCTCCTTACGGTGCGGTCCCTCTTTCGTTTAAACATCGTCTGTTGGCTCAGGAACCTATCATTACACCGGGAGGAAGCGTGCGCATCGTCGATTCCACCAACTTTCCCATCTCCACAACCGTTGCCGCTGCGCTTGTTGAGATTAAACCTGGTGGCATGCGTGAATTACACTGGCATCCGAATGCGGATGAATGGCAGTATTACCTCACCGGACAAGGAAGAATGACAGTGTTCGGAGGCAATGGTACGGCACGCACATTCAATTACCGAGCCGGAGATGTAGGGTATGTTCCTGCAGCCATGGGACACTATGTTCAAAATACGGGCAGCGATACCTTATGGTTTTTGGAGATCTTCCGAAGTGACCGTTTCGAAGATATCTCATTGAACCAATGGATGGCACTTACACCTCGTGAGCTAGTCCGTGATAATTTGAATGCTCCAACAGAGCT contains these protein-coding regions:
- a CDS encoding oxalate decarboxylase family bicupin, whose product is MTKGSQHNGKPVIVPQPIRQDGAGGPDLGPRDVMRDRENPDMLVPPATDAGLLPNLKMSFSDTHMQLNHGGWSREITVRDLPIATTLAGVNMSLTPGGVRELHWHQQSEWAYMIWGTARITSVDQEGRNFIADVGPGDLWFFPRGLPHSIQGLEEGCEFLLVFDDGSFSDLNTLSISDWFAHTPAEVLSVNFGVSESAFQSRPADQVYIFQDQVPGSLTSQEVSSPYGAVPLSFKHRLLAQEPIITPGGSVRIVDSTNFPISTTVAAALVEIKPGGMRELHWHPNADEWQYYLTGQGRMTVFGGNGTARTFNYRAGDVGYVPAAMGHYVQNTGSDTLWFLEIFRSDRFEDISLNQWMALTPRELVRDNLNAPTELLDALRKVKWPVV